The Lycium ferocissimum isolate CSIRO_LF1 chromosome 1, AGI_CSIRO_Lferr_CH_V1, whole genome shotgun sequence genome includes a region encoding these proteins:
- the LOC132056157 gene encoding guanine nucleotide exchange factor SPIKE 1, with translation METSSSGYRFRRIPHHSFAGSLNLDPLLDENLEQWPHLNELVQCYRTDWVKDENKYGHYESVSPPSFQSQIYECPDTDIETEMHLANARRPKIEDSIDGEIPSTSGTQFSEANFSDLSNAKVSKHFGESPLPTYEPVFDWENERSLIFGQRIPEAHMSQYTSGLKIAVKVLSLSFQAGLAEPFYGTICLYNRERREKLSEDFIFHVLPTEMQEASSSHERRCIFHLDAPSASICLLIQLEKPATEEGGVSPSVYSRKEPVHLTEREKQKLQVWSRIMPYRESFSWAIIPLFDSNITSVGGSASPSSPLAPSVSASSSQEGMTEPLSKITADGKLGYSNGNSIVVEVSNLNKVKEGYTEESLQDPKRKVHKPVKGVLKLEIEKLPASSAEAENALESGSLTYDSLDHGDHLNDAISMKCSTNGSFEMKELVRNGSVAHENVENTADFEAFDFRTTTRNEPFLQLFHCLYVYPLTVSMSRKRNMFIRVELRKDDTDIRKPHLEAMHPREPGVPLQKWSHTQVAVGARVASYHDEIKVSLPAIWTPSHHLLFTFYHVDLQTKLEAPKPVVIGYASLPLSTHAQFRSEISLPIMKELVPHYLQESGKERLDYLEDGKNIFKLRLRLCSSLYPVSERIRDFFLEYDRHTLRTSPPWGSELLEAINSLKNVDSTALLQFLYPILNMLLHLIGNGGETLQVAAFRAMVNILTRVQQESVDEAERNAFLVNFVDFAFDDFGGRQPPVYPGLSTVWGSLARSKAKGYRVGPVYDDVLAMAWFFLELIVKSMALEQARSFYHNLPSGEDVPPMQLKEGVFRCVVQLYDCLLTEVHERCKKGLSLAKHLNSSLAFFCYDLLSIIEPRQVFELVSLYLDKFSGVCQTVLHDCKLTFLQIICDHDLFVEMPGRDPSDRNYLSSILIQEIFLTWDHDDLSMRAKAARILVVLMCKHEFDIRYQKQEDKLYIAQLYFPLVGQILDEMPVFYNLSTIEKREALIIFLQIVRNLDDESLVKAWEQSIARTRLFFKLLEECLMHFEHRKPADGMLVGSSSRSVIGDGPASPKYSDRLSPAINHYMSEAARQEVRGTPDNGYLWQRVNSQLSSPSQPYSLREALAQAQSSRIGASALALRESLHPILRQKLELWEENLSAAVSLQVLEVSEKFSRTAATKRIATDYGKLDCITSIFMNVFSRNQPLSFWKALVPVFNSVFELHGATLMARENDRFLKQIAFHLLRLAVFRNDNVRKRAVIGLQILIRSSFSYFMQTGRLRVMLTITLSELMSEVQVTQMKPDGTLEESGEARRLRNSLEEMVDEAKSSSLLVESGLPENALVAVPEGLAENRWSWSEVKFLSESLLMALDASLEHALLGSVMNLDRYAAAESFYKLAMAFSPVPDLHIMWLLHLCDAHQEMQSWAEAAQCAVAVAGVVMQALVCRNDGVWSKDHVSALRKICPMVSSDITSEASAAEVEGYGSSKLTVDSAVKYLQLANKLFSQAELFHFCASILELVIPVYKSRKAYGQLAKCHTMLTNIYESILEQESSPIPFTDATYYRVGFYGEKFGKLDRKEYVYREPRDVRLGDIMEKLSHIYESRMDGTTLHVIPDSRQVKADELQPGVCYLQITAVDPVMEDEDLGSRRERIFSLSTGSVRARVFDRFLFDTPFTKNGKTQGGLEDQWKRRTVLQTEGSFPALVNRLLVIKSESLEFSPVENAIGMIETRTAALRNELEEPRSSEGDQLPRLQSLQRILQGSVAVQVNSGVLSVCTAFLSGEPATRLRSQELQQLIAALLEFMAVCKRAIRVHFRLIGEEDQDFHTQLVNGFQSLTAELSHYIPAILSEL, from the exons CTTGATGAAAATTTGGAGCAGTGGCCACATTTAAATGAACTAGTGCAATGCTACCGAACCGACTGGGTAAAAGATGAGAACAAGTATGGTCACTATGAAAGCGTCAGCCCCCCTTCATTTCAGAGTCAGATATATGAGTGTCCTGATACTGATATTGAAACAG AGATGCATCTTGCAAATGCTAGGCGACCTAAGATTGAGGATTCAATTGATGGTGAAATCCCCAGCACTTCGGGGACACAATTCTCTGAAGCTAATTTCTCTGACCTCTCAAATGCCAAAGTCTCTAAG CATTTTGGTGAATCCCCTCTACCGACTTATGAACCAGTTTTTGACTGGGAAAATGAAAGGTCATTAATATTTGGGCAAAGGATTCCAGAAGCTCATATGTCCCAGTATACGag CGGTCTGAAGATTGCCGTGAAAGTCCTATCATTGTCATTTCAAGCTGGACTAGCTG AGCCGTTTTATGGCACAATTTGTTTATATAATAGGGAGCGAAGAGAAAAACTTTCAGAGGATTTTATTTTCCATGTATTGCCTACCGAAATGCAAGAG GCAAGCAGCTCCCATGAAAGGCGTTGTATTTTTCATCTTGATGCTCCATCAGCATCTATTTGTCTGCTAATCCAACTAGAAAAACCTGCCACTGAAGAAGGCGGAGTGTCTCCTTCTGTTTATTCACGAAAGGAACCA GTTCATCTgacagagagagagaaacaGAAACTACAAGTATGGTCGCGGATCATGCCTTATAGGGAGTCCTTTTCCTGGGCCATCATTCCACTCTTTGATAGTAACATAACTTCTGTGGGTGGTTCTGCTTCTCCCAGCAGTCCTCTTGCTCCAAGCGTCTCTGCTTCAAGTTCTCAAGAGGGTATGACTGAGCCACTTTCAAAAATTACAGCAGATGGAAAGCTTGGTTATTCAAATGGAAACTCCATTGTGGTTGAAGTGTCTAACTTAAACAAAGTCAAAGAAGGATACACCGAGGAATCGCTCCAG GATCCAAAGAGAAAGGTTCATAAACCAGTAAAAGGTGTCTTGAAATTGGAAATCGAAAAGCTGCCAGCTAGCTCTGCTGAAGCTGAAAATGCTTTGGAGAGTGGGAGTCTGACCTATGATTCTCTTGATCATGGTGATCATTTGAATGATGCGATTTCTATGAAATGCTCTACTAATGGTTCCTTTGAGATGAAAGAGCTTGTTCGGAATGGTTCAGTTGCTCATGAAAATGTGGAAAATACTGCTGAT TTTGAAGCTTTTGACTTCCGCACAACGACAAGGAATGAACCGTTCTTGCAGCTCTTTCACTGCTTATATGTCTACCCCTTGACTGTTAGTATGAGTCGAAAAAGAAACATGTTTATACGTGTTGAACTGAGAAAGGACGACACAGATATTCGGAAACCACATCTAGAG GCTATGCATCCAAGGGAACCAGGTGTACCACTTCAGAAATGGTCTCACACACAAGTTGCTGTTGGGGCAAGGGTGGCCAGCTACCATGATGAGATCAAAGTTTCTTTGCCTGCTATTTGGACACCATCACATCACCTTTTGTTTACTTTCTATCATGTTGatcttcaaacaaaacttgAAGCACCAAAGCCA GTGGTAATTGGATATGCTTCACTTCCATTATCGACACATGCACA GTTCAGATCTGAGATATCCTTGCCAATCATGAAAGAATTGGTTCCTCATTACCTTCAAGAAAGTGGCAAG GAGAGGCTGGAttacttggaagatggaaagaATATCTTCAAGCTTCGTTTACGACTATGCTCATCATTATACCCAGTTAGTGAGCGCATTAGGGATTTTTTCCTCGAGTATGATAGGCATACTCTACGGACTAGCCCCCCTTGGGGATCTGAGCTTCTTGAG GCAATTAATAGTTTGAAGAATGTTGATTCCACTGCTTTGCTTCAATTTCTTTATCCAATTTTAAACATGCTTCTCCATCTTATTGGCAACGGGGGAGAAACTCTTCAG GTTGCTGCCTTTAGAGCTATGGTTAACATTTTAACAAG GGTGCAGCAAGAGTCGGTTGATGAAGCTGAGAGAAATGCTTTCCTAGTTAACTTTGTTGATTTTGCCTTTGATGATTTTGGGGGCCGCCAGCCACCAGTTTATCCTGGTTTATCCACAGTGTGGGGAAGTTTGGCTCGCAGTAAG GCAAAAGGCTACCGCGTTGGGCCAGTCTATGATGATGTCCTGGCAATGGCTTGGTTTTTTCTTGAGCTAATTGTAAAGTCAATGGCACTGGAGCAGGCTCGATCTTTCTATCACAATCTTCCATCAG GTGAAGATGTCCCACCAATGCAATTGAAAGAAGGTGTTTTTAGATGTGTTGTTCAATTGTATGATTGCCTTTTAACAGAAGTTCATGAACGCTGCAAGAAAGGTCTAAGCTTGGCCAAGCATTTAAATAGTAGCTTGGCTTTCTTTTGTTATGATCTTTTATCCATCATCGAGCCTCGTCAGGTTTTTGAACTG GTGTCCTTGTACCTCGATAAATTCTCTGGAGTGTGTCAAACGGTGCTGCATGACTGCAAGCTTACCTTTCTACAAATTATATGCGACCACGATCTTTTTGTCGAAATGCCTGGACGAGATCCTTCTGATAG GAACTATCTTTCATCTatcttaattcaagaaattttccTTACATGGGATCATGATGACTTGTCAATGAGGGCAAAA gCTGCCAGAATCTTGGTGGTCCTCATGTGTAAGCACGAGTTTGATATTCGCTATCAAAAGCAAGAGGATAAATTATATATTGCTCAATTATATTTTCCCCTTGTTGGCCAG ATCCTGGATGAGATGCCTGTCTTTTACAATCTAAGTACAATTGAAAAGCGTGAAGCCTTGATTATCTTTCTACAAATAGTGCGCAACTTGGACGATGAATCACTTGTTAAAGCTTGGGAGCAGAGCATTGCCCGAACCAGATTATTTTTCAAACTCTTGGAAGAGTGCTTGATGCATTTTGAG CATAGGAAACCTGCTGATGGCATGCTTGTTGGTAGTAGTTCTCGTAGCGTGATAGGGGATGGACCTGCATCCCCGAAATATTCTGACAGACTTTCACCTGCAATTAATCACTATATGTCTGAGGCAGCAAGGCAAGAAGTCAGA GGAACTCCGGATAATGGTTATTTGTGGCAGAGGGTCAACTCCCAATTAAGCTCGCCTAGTCAGCCATATTCTTTGAGAGAAGCGCTAGCTCAAGCCCAATCCTCCAGAATTGGAGCTTCAGCACTAGCATTAAGGGAATCGTTGCACCCAATCTTAAGGCAAAAGCTG GAACTTTGGGAAGAGAACCTGAGTGCTGCTGTTAGTCTTCAAGTTTTAGAAGTTTCTGAGAAGTTCTCGCGGACTGCTGCAACGAAGCGTATTGCTACTGATTATGGAAAACTTGACTGTATCACATCCATATTTATGAATGTGTTCTCACGAAATCAACCACTCTCCTTCTGGAAAGCTCTTGTTCCTGTCTTTAACAGTGTCTTTGAACTTCATGGAGCTACACTGATGGCAAGAGAGAACGATCGTTTCTTAAAGCAAATTGCTTTCCACCTTCTTCGTCTTGCAGTGTTTCGGAATGACAATGTCAGGAAAAGGGCTGTAATTGGGCTGCAGATACTTATTCGG AGCTCTTTCTCTTATTTTATGCAGACGGGAAGACTAAGAGTCATGCTAACTATTACATTGTCAGAGTTAATGTCTGAAGTTCAAGTAACACAAATGAAACCTGATGGAACTCTAGAAGAAAGTGGTGAAGCTCGTCGTCTTCGGAATTCTTTGGAGGAAATGGTAGATGAAGCTAAGAGTTCCTCCTTATTAGTTGAGTCTGGGCTCCCAGAAAATGCACTGGTTGCTGTTCCTGAAGGATTGGCAGAAAACCGCTGGTCCTGGTCTGAGGTGAAATTTCTTTCTGAGAGTCTTCTTATGGCTCTTGATGCCAGCCTGGAACATGCACTTCTG GGCTCTGTTATGAATCTCGACAGGTATGCAGCTGCAGAGAGCTTTTATAAACTAGCGATGGCATTTTCTCCTGTACCAGATCTTCACATAATGTGGTTACTGCATCTTTGTGATGCTCATCAGGAAATGCAATCTTGGGCTGAAGCTGCTCAATGCGCTGTTGCTGTTGCTGGTGTAGTGATGCAG GCCcttgtgtgtaggaatgatggtGTCTGGAGCAAGGATCATGTGAGTGCATTACGCAAAATATGCCCCATGGTCAGCAGTGACATCACTTCTGAGGCTTCAGCAGCTGAGGTGGAGGGATATGGTTCTTCAAAACTCACAGTTGACTCGGCTGTGAAGTatttacaacttgcaaataagcTTTTCTCTCAGGCTGAGTTGTTCCATTTCTGTGCAAGCATTCTAGAACTTGTAATCCCAGTATATAAAAGCAGGAAGGCATATGGACAGCTTGCGAAATGCCACACAATGCTTACTAATATCTATGAATCCATCCTTGAGCAGGAGTCAAGCCCTATACCTTTCACAGACGCCACATATTATAGAGTAGGATTTTACGGTGAGAAGTTTGGGAAGCTGGACAGGAAAGAATATGTTTATAGGGAGCCTCGTGATGTGCGATTAGGTGACATAATGGAGAAGTTGAGCCATATCTACGAATCGAGAATGGATGGAACTACATTACATGTAATTCCTGATTCGAGACAAGTCAAAGCAGATGAGTTGCAGCCTGGAGTCTGCTACCTGCAAATAACTGCAGTTGATCCCGTAATGGAGGATGAAGATTTAGGAAGCAGAAGAGAAAGGATATTCTCTCTCTCCACAGGAAGTGTCCGTGCTCGAGTCTTTGATCGGTTTTTGTTTGATACCCCTTTCACTAAAAATGGAAAGACCCAGGGAGGCTTGGAAGATCAATGGAAGCGGCGAACGGTTCTGCAAACTGAGGGATCTTTTCCTGCGCTAGTGAATCGACTCTTGGTTATCAAATCAGAATCACTTGAGTTCTCCCCAGTTGAGAATGCAATTGGAATGATTGAAACTAGGACAGCTGCATTAAGGAATGAACTTGAAGAGCCTCGAAGCTCAGAAGGTGATCAACTCCCCCGTTTGCAGAGTTTACAGAGGATTCTTCAAGGCTCAGTTGCAGTTCAA GTTAATAGTGGAGTCCTCAGTGTCTGCACAGCTTTCCTTTCTGGTGAGCCGGCAACTAGGTTACGTTCGCAGGAGCTACAACAACTTATTGCTGCTCTTCTCGAATTTATGGCTGTGTGTAAACGTGCTATTCGAGTACACTTTAGGTTGATTGGGGAAGAAGATCAGGATTTTCATACTCAACTTGTAAATGGTTTCCAGTCTCTCACTGCAGAACTCTCACATTATATTCCTGCAATTCTTTCAGAGCTTTAA